The genomic DNA GCAGCAGCAGCACATTGCTGACCACCAGACCCAGGCCCAGCGTGGCCAGTTTGGTGCTCTGGTCGCTGGCCCCGAGCAGCCTGGACAGCACCAGACGGTGCAGCGCATACCCGAACAGGTAAGCCAGGGGGGCAATCAGGAAGATGCTGAGGTACGGGTCCATGTGCAGCACACTGGCCGCAAAAAACGCCGAGTACATCCCCAGCACCACAAAATCCCCGTGACCAAAATTGATCACCCGCATCACCCCGAAAATCAGGGACAGGCCCGCCCCGATCATGGCGTACACCCCGCCGGTCAAAAGACCGTCAATCAGGGCCTGCAAACCCTGCGTCAGAACATCCATGCTTTACTTCGCTTCCTGCACTCTGGCTTTGGAGATGCGTTCGGGGTACACCGTAACAGATTTGCCGTTCTGCACCTGGGTGATCAGGATCACCACCGGGTTCTGGTTGGTGAAACCGTCGTAATCGCGGAACTTCACCGGGCCATAAGAGGTGACCAGCAGGGTTTTCCTGAGGGCCTGCTGCACTTTCTCGCGGTCCAGACCCCCCGCCCGTTTGATGGCATCTGCTGCAGCCAGCATGGCCGCATAAGACTGGGCAGCATGCTGTGAGGGTTCTTCTTTCAGTTCGGTTTTGAGGGTGCGGTACAGCCTGAGCGCCCCGGCGTACCGCACGTCATCGTTCCAGGTGACACTGACCAGCGTGCCTTCTGCAGCGTCTCCGGCAGCTTTTGCAAAACTGGGCAGGGCAAACCCGGTGGCTGCTCCTGCAAAGAAACGGGGCTTCAGACCCACCTCTTTGCTCTGGCGCATGATGGTCACCGAGTCAGCTTCGTAGCTCGCCAGATACACCACATCCGGGTCCAGGGCTTTAAAACGGTTGAGAATCGGGCGGAAATCGGTGAGGCCCTGGTCGTAACTGTCCTGCGAGACAATCTGAAACCCACCTGCTGGTCCCAGCGTGGTGATGTCTTTCAGGACCGACTTGCCAAAAGCATCGTTGGAGGTCAGCACCGCAATTTTCTTGACCTTCAGTTTGTTAAACAGCTCCAGAAAACTCTGGGTGTAGGCCTTGGAAGGGTTGTTCACCCGAAACACGTAAGGCGATCCGGGGTTGGTGATGGTGTCATCCACGGCGGTGGCGACCAGCAGCGGCACTTTTTCACGGGTCAGGTACTGGGAGAGGGGCTTGGTGATGCTGGAGGCATACGCCCCGATGATCAGGGGCACCCCCTGGTTGACCAGTTTCTCTGCTGCAGACAGGGATTTGTTGGTGTCTGAAGCGTCATCTTCCAGCAGCAGTTCCAGTTTCTTGCCCAGCACCCCGCCCCGGTGGTTGATCTCGTCGATGGCGACCTGAAATCCGGCTTTCTGCATCTTGCCAAAGGTGGCAAAACGCCCGGTCAGGGAGGTGATGGCCCCCACTTTGATGGTGTCACTGGACTGCGCGAGGGCCACAGACAGGCCCAGAGCGATCAAAAGCATTGCTGTTTTTGCGGTTGTTTTCATGGGTCCTCCAAAGGGAACAGGCCAGGGGACATCCCCTGACCTGCTGTTCTGATTCAGTTGCGTTTGTCCCAGGCAGGGGTGGGGAACAGCACCCGGTTCTTGATGAAGAGTTTTCTGGGGTACACCGACACGAAGATGAGTTCTCCGTTCACCTTTTGCACCTGCTCTGCCACCATGCTGATGCGGTTCTGGTTCTTGTAGCCATCGTAATTCTGGAATTTGATGGGGGCGTAGGCGGTCTGCAGGTTGGTGCTGTCCAGTGCCTTGCGGATGGCTTCACGGTCGGTGCTGGACTTGGCCCGCTTGATGGCATCTGCAGCAACCAGCACGGCAGCGTAGGCCTGCGCGGCATGGTAGGTGGGCGCAACCCCCAGTTTTTTGGCCAGTTTGTCATACAGGGCTTTTTGCTTGCTGCCCATCTCTGGAACCCAGGCGGTTGCGGTCACCAGGTACTCAGAAGCAGAACCGGCCCCTTTGATGAAGTCTGGCAGGGCAAATCCTGCGGCTCCACCAGCAAAGACTTTGGGATTGAGGCCCACCTCTTTGGCCTGACGCATCACGGCAACAGAATCTTCCTGATAGCCCACCAGCATCACCGCGTCCGGGGTTTTGGCTTTGAAGCCGTTTAATATCGGACGGAAATCGGTGAGGCCCTTGTCGTAGGTCTGAGAAGCCACCACCGGAATGCCCGTGGTTTTGGAAAGCTCCATTGCAGAATTCAGCACGCTTTTCTCGAAGGCCCCACTGCCTGCCAGAATGGCCACGCTCTTGATTTTCTTGTCCTTGAAGACTTCAAAGAGGATCTTGGCGTACTCATCGGTGGGCGGGTTGATGCGGTACACATAATCAAAACCGGGCTTGGTGATGCTCTCGTCCGAACTGGACACCACAATGTTGGGCACCTTCTGGCGGGACAGGAACTGGGCCACAGGTTTCACGATGCTGGAACTGTACTCGTTGAGGATGATGCCAACCCCGCTGTTGGCGAGTTTTTCTGCGGCAGCCAGGGCCTTGTTGACATCACTGGCAGCGTCTTCGAGCACCAGTTCAATCTTCTTGCCCCCGATGCCCCCTTTGGCGTTCAGTTCATCCACAGCCAGCTCAAACCCGGCTTTCTGCTGGGCTCCAAATTCGGCCAGCCTTCCGGTCAGGGTGGTGATGGCCCCAATTTTGACGGCTTCCTGCGCACCGGCCACAGAAAACACGCTGGACACCAAAAGAGAACCAAAAAGAGCACGCAGCATCACACTGGACTTCTTCATATCCACTCCTCCTTGCAGGACCTTTTCTGGACAGAACGGTCCTGTGTCACCCTGCATCCAGGGTGATCCCAACTTGTCAGACAACTGATAAGATGATCATAGGATGACAGCACGGCCCCGTCAAGCTATCATCAGAAGAAGCGGTCAGGTTTCAGCGGTCAGCAGTCAGCAAAAGCCCGTCGTGCTCCTCGTCTGGGCCAGCAAAGTTTGAAGCCCCTACAGTCCACCAGACCATTTCTGCCTTTGGGCGAGGCGTGCCTCGCCCCTACAGTCCCAGAACATTTAGCCCCCTCCCTCCTCCCCCAAAAAAGAAGCTGACCATGCCTTTTGATCCCCCCTTTGAACCCCTCGCAAGACAGCATCTGGGAGAGTCCGTTGCCCAGAGAATGGCCGACTGGATTCAGCAGAAACGCCTGCTGCCCGGAGACCGGCTTCCCAGTGAAAACGAACTGATCGAACGCTTCGGGGTGGCCCGGACGGTGGTGCGTGAAGCGCTGGCCAAACTGCGGGCCCTGGGCATCGTGGAGGTGTACCAGGGCAAAGGGGCTTTTGTTGCAGAACTGCCCATTGAACTTCTGCTGTCCAGGATCAGAAGGCTGCAACCGAGTCGGGATGGAGGGCAACACCTCTGGGAGGTGCGGGAAATGCTGGAATTGCAGGTGGTGGCCCTTGCTGCAGAACGCTGCTCCATGCCAGACATTGCCCTGCTGGAAAAAGCACTGGAGCAGGAGAAACAGGCGCTGGAACAGGGATCAAATGGTGCAGATGAGGATGCCCATTTTCATTTGCTGCTGGCCAAAGCCACCCACAACCCGGTTCTGGAGGACATCGTTTCAGAAATTCTGGGCTGGATTGCACCCATGAGGAAGCAATTCCGGGACAAGCACCCGGAACGCCGCCTGAAAGCCCACGCAGAACTGCGGGAGGTGCTGGATGGCATCAAAGAGGGCAACGCTGCAAAGGCCCAGCAGGCCATGAAGCGGCATCTGGACAATGGGTTTGAAATGCTGGAGTGAACAAATCACTCCAGCATTTCTGTCCTGTAATGCTTTTCATTTTTTGCGTTCAATGGTCAGGTCGTAATATGCCCCATTCAGCAGCAAGCCCAGATCATACGAGGGCTTTAAAGCATCCGAACCTTCCAGCAGAAGGCGTGCTCCCATGAGGCCCACCCACTCCTGGTCCTGACCCAGCAGGTCTGCCTGGATGACCATTTCATGTGGACGGCTCTGTTTGAATTCCACCATGCTGCCTGTGACCAACCCATTGCGCACCAGAAGGTCCTGACCACCAAGTTGCAGGGTGCCTTCAAATCGGTAGTGGTTCTGGTCCTGGTAGGTGGCTTTCAGTTGCAGGTTGATTGTCTGGTCTGGAACCGTCCAGTGCTCCGGGTCGTTTTCCTGCCATTTCAGATTTGTTGCTGCATTGGCTTCCAGGTGTCCTGGACTTCCACTCCACCAGATGCCGTTGTGGAAGAGGACATGGATGGGATAACCCTCTTGCAAAGACCTCTGGGTGCTGGCATTTGTTTTGATGTTGATGCTTCCAAAGGTTGTCCCTGTCAGGTAATGCAAGTCATCTTCTTCCAGCTGCACAACCGTTCCAAAGCTGTCACACCCCAGAACCTGCGCAGCATACACTCTGGTCCAGGTCTCGGTGTTCCACACCTGGACCTCTTTGTGCTGGAACGCCACCAACATCACATGTTGTGCAGCATTTACACTGGTGAAGACGGGGAAATTGTGGGTGTCACCGCAGGTCTGAGCAGCTTCAGGACTGGCTTTGATCTCCTGAATGGGCTGCCCAGTCTGGAAATTGATGAGGGTGTGGTCTTTGAAGGCATACCGGCCGTCTTCGGAAAAAGCATAAGGGTAGCCCTCCAGACTTTCTCCGGCCACCTGTCCGGTGCTGGTGCTGATCCTTTGCAAACCAGTTTCTTTCCAGACCAGCACATGTGAGCCATCCCGAGTCAGCATTCCGGTCACACCCAGGGTTTTTTCAACCTGCAGGGTTTCAGGCGAGAGGATGCTGGTGTTTCTGCTGTTGGCCACCACCAGACGGTCATCTCCCCGGTAAGCCACATCTCCCAGCCAGGGGGTCCCTTTGACCTGCTGCAGCACCTTTCCGGTCTGGGCATCCCGGACGTACAGCCCGGTGCCAGAAGACTCGATCAGGTGGTCCCGTTTTGAATCCAGGGTGAGGCTGCGAAGCATGGGGTTCAGTCTGGCTTTTCCTGCCCAGGCATCCCGCAAGATCAGTTCACTGCTGCGAAATGGAATTTCAATGGTCTGGGTGCAACCGCTCAAAAAAACCAAAAGACATAACATTCCAGTTGTTTTGTTCATTTTCATGAATGGATGATAGCAAACAGAAACGCTCTGGTGGGACTCAGAATTCAGGGGGCAGGAATTCAATCACCCATTCAGACACACTTTTGCTGCCCGAATCAAAATTCACCCCAGAAAGCCAGAGCTTCTTTCCTGCAAATTTCTCTGCATAACCTGCAGTTTTGATCTGGTCCAGGGCTTCCTGAGCCGTACTGTCCAGTTTGAATTCAAAAATGAACACCTGATCGGGCAGTTCAAGCACGGTGTCCATGCGTCCTTTGCTGGTCTGCACCTGACTCTGGGTGGGCAGGCCTGTGGAAACCAGCATCAGGTGCACCAGGGAATTGAAGTAGGCTTCTCTTCTGGGAAAAATCTCGTAAGGCACACCTGCCAGTGTGGTGTTGATCTGGGCAAAAAATGCTTCCCAGTCTTGCTCCAGCAAAGCGTCCCTCAGCACCACACCTTGCAGCACACCCTGGTTGTGCTGATGCTGGGTGTATTCCTGCAGGAGGTTCTGGGCAAACGCCACCCTCACCTCTTCATTGGGGAACCCCAGGGTGTAAGTTGTTCCATAAAGGGAAGGGTGGACTTCTTTGAGGGTCAGATACCCCGTCTGAAACATCATGGAGACAGAATCCAGATGCTCTACACTGGCTGTGTTGATCACACCATCTCCTGCCCGCAGGTGTTCCAGCTGGAAGGGTGTGTATCCTTGCTGCCGGACCAACTTCGTCAGGAAGGTTGGGGTTCCGGTTTCGTACCAGTAGGCTTTCAGAGTGGGATTCTGCAGGAAAAGCAGCATGCTGAACGGGCAATACACCCTGTGCACGCCATCCCAGGAATAGCCGTTGTACCAGCGCTTTAAGGTCTCCCAGTAAGCTTCAGACGACACCTGCAAACGCTTTTGTGCTGCCTGATGATGTGCTGCAAAATCTGTCTGGAGTTCTTCTCTGGTGTATCCACAAAGTTCAGCAAATCTGGGGTCCAGGGTGGCGTCATAAAGGTTGTTCAGGTCGCTGAACAGGCTCAGTTTGCCAAACCTGGAAACGCCCGTCAGGAGCACCAGATGCAGGTGTTCATCCAGACCTTTGATGGTCCCATACACTCTTCTCAGAACCTCCTGATTTGTGTTTCTCAGGGCATCATCATGGATAAAATCCACCAGGGGCTTGTCGTATTCATCGATCAGGAGCACCACAGGCTGTTTTTGACCCAGTTGCTCCACCAGTTTTCGAAAGGCTTCTGCAGGCCTGCTGGCTTGCAGCTCCAGACCTTGCTTCTGGGCTTCTTCCAGAAAGTACTCCATCATGGAAGTTTCCAGTTGTTTGCCATCCAGAAAGTTGAAGTTGATGTGAATCACAGGTTTTTCTTCAAAATCATGTTGATCCTGAATCCACAAACCTTCAAACAGGTGTTTCTTGCCTTCAAACAGGGCTTTGAGGGTGGTTAAGGTCAGCGACTTTCCAAAACGTCTGGGACGGGAGAAGAAATAATATCCCCCCTGCACGAAAGGCATCATGTGCATGGTTTTGTCCACATACACATAACCCCCTTCCCGGAGTTTCTGAAAGTCCTGAATGCCAATCGGAAGCCGCATGGCGTCAGTTTACCATCTGGGAATCTGGCTTCATCTGGTCCCATCGGCCATAAAAAGCCCCTGGTAAAGCTGACGGGTTTCCAGGCTGGGTTCCAGACCCACCTCCTGCTGGAGGGCCTGTTTGAACTGCTGGTAGAACCGTCCTGCACGGTCCCGGTCTTCTCGGTGTCTGGCCAGCCTCAGGTAGCCCTGCAAAGCGTGTTCTGCCAGAGGGTCTTTGTGCAGAACGTGTTCAAGAACTTGCAGGGCGGCTTCGGGCTGGTTTTGCTGGGTGAGCCGTTGGGCCTGCGCTTTGCACACCTGCATCCACTGGGTGTGCAGTTGCCTGCGTTCCAGTTCCAGCCATGCACAGAATTCTTCCAGTTCAGCGGGATAAAAACCCTGCAGGAGTTCCCCCTGGTGGTGGTGCAAAGCTTCTGCCCACAATCCAGAGGCTGCGCACCTGCGAAATTCATGCAGGTCGCTGCCTTCCCACCAGCGCAAACAGGTGGGTTCGGTTTCCAGGGTGTGGGTCCAGCGCAGGGAACGCAAACGTTGCAGGAGTTGCCTGAGGCTGTGCCTCGCTGCAGAGGAGTCGGAATCGGGCCACAGCAGGGCTGCCATTTCTTCCCGGCTGACCCAGCGGTTCTGGCAGGCCAGGTAAGTGAGCAGCCACAGGGCTTTTTCGGGCATGAGCAGGCGGGTGTGTCTGGTTTTTTTCAGAGCGGGGGTGCCCAGCAAATGCACCTGCGCGGCACGGAGAATGGAGGGATTTCTGGGACGGGCCATGTTCTTCCTTCCTGGGATGCACCCTGGGTTTTGATGAATGGGTTTTGTCGGTTATCACAGCAGTTTAGCGCTACAATTTTTTAAGAATTGTGCTTTTATCACCTTCCATACAGCCCCTTTTCTTTGACACCCGTTTGACGCCCCCCTCCTATACTTCTGGAAAACCAACCCAACCTGTTTCAGGAGGCCGCTGCATCACATCGGTCCTGCCTGCAGCCTGCAAGGAGGTCCCTTCTTCCCCATTGCTGCCAGACCCACCGGGAAAACACCCCGGTTCGGGCTCCCATGCCAGATCCACCCTTCACACACCCGAGGTGAACCCTGATGAAACTGAAACTTCTGACCCCCATTGCCCTTGCCCTGCTGCTGGGAAGTTGCAGCCACAGCAGCTTTCCTGCCCAGACTGCCCAGGTGCAGAAACAGGCCGTCAATCTGGCCCTCAACAAAACCGCCAGTGCCAGTTCTTTTGAAAATCCCAACGTCTTCAAAGCTTCCAGTGCAGTAGATGGTGTGCTGGACAGCCGCTGGGCCAGTGCCTTCGGACAGGACAACCAGTGGCTTTCTGTGGATCTGGGCAGCGTGCAGGACCTGGGAGAAGTGCAGGTGTTCTGGGAGGCCGCCTATGCCACCAGTTACCGCATTGATGTCTCGGATGATGGGACCACCTGGAGAAATGGCATCAAGACCGTGACCAAAACCAGCAACACCGATGGGGTGGCAGACAAAATCAGCCTCCCCGCCGGAACCCGTGCCCGGTTTGTGCGGGTGTGGGGCCTGACCCGTGCACTTGCCGCTTACGGGTACTCCATCCGGGAGGTGCAGGTGTACGCACCTGCCAACACTGGTCTTCCCACCGGACCCACCGTGCTGGTTTCTGACAATCAGAAACTCTACGCCTCCACCACCCAGGACCGGGGCGTGGACACGGCCTTCGCAGGAGACGGCAACCTCTCAACCCGCTGGGCCAGTGGCATCGCCCAGAAAGCCTGGCTGATGATGGACCTGGGAGCTGCCACCCGCATTGACCGCGTGGAACTGAACTGGGAAACCGCCTGGTCCAGCCAGTACCAGCTTGAGGTCTCCAATGACCGCGTCAACTGGACCCCTGTTGGAGGGGTGCAGACCAACCCTCAGGTCATTGATGGCCAGACCCCAAAACCCGCCGCTGCCGAGTACACCGATGTGATCACCCTGAACTTGCAGCAACCCTACCGCTACATCCGCATGAATTCCAGCAAACGCGGCTGGTCTGCTGGAGACGGCAGCCAGTGGGGCATTTCGCTGTACGAATTTAAAGTGTACGGGGCGGGGGGCGCAGACAATCCTGCAGTCATCCCAGAACCCACCCCCACCGGAAGCACCTGGACCCAGGTCTGGTCCGATGAATTCGACAGCACCGCCACCCCGGTCAAGGTCAACACCGCCAACTGGAACTACGAAATCGGGGATGGTTGCGCCCAGGGCATCTGCGGCTGGGGCAACGGAGAGCGGGAATACTACACCGACAGCCTGTCCAATGTTTTCCTGCAAAACGGCTTACTGAACATCGTGCTGCGCAAGAACGACCAGGGCCGCGCCTACACCTCCGGGCGCATCACCACTGCAGGCAAAAAAGAATTCCTGTATGGCCGCATCCAGGCCCGACTGAAAATGAACATGCCCACCACCGCCAACGGAGCCAAAGACGGCGCGGTGGGCGTGTGGGGAGCCTTCTGGATGCTGGGCTTCGATGTGAATGACCCTTACCAGGGCTGGCCCAACGCCGGGGAAATCGACATCATGGAGAACATCGGGTACTCCTGGTGGCACAGTTCCTCCCTGCACGGTCCTGGTTATTACGGCGGAGGCAGCATCGGGGAGTCCTACAACAAGGTGGACACCGCAAACGGCATTGCTGCAGGCAACTTCCCCACCTTCAAAGCCACCGACTGGCACACCTACGAGGTCGAGTGGGACAACACAAAAGTGCTGTTCAAACTGGACAGCCAGGTGTACCGCACCATCCTCAGAAGCGAGGTGGAAGCCAGAGGCTACTGGGTCTTCAACCGCCCGAACTTCATCCTGCTGAACGTGGCTTATGACGGGGCTTACCCCTCTGCCTACCGCAACAACGCCCAGAATTTCACAGGCGCAAAGACCCCCGAAGGTCTGGCTGTGCTGGCCGAGAACAACATGCCCCACAGCATGCAGGTGGATTTTGTCAGGGTGTTCCAGAAGAAGTGATTTCAGCAGCCACCTCCCACTGCCTCAAAAGAGTGCAGGGGGAGGTGGCCTGAAAACCGAAGACAGAATTTTGTGCATTTCTTGCCCAATTTTCTCAGGGGGTGAACAGAAAAGGCAGCGGGGCTGGAAGTGCTGGGGTGGTTGATGAACCCATCACACGGGTGTTGCAGCAAACCCATCCCGCTTCTCATGACAGTTCTGATCCAGCTGGAGCCGTAGACTCATCCCATGAACCTCAAGCAATGGTTGGGACTTTGAAGTTGTTAGGATTTTGTTGACGCCCAGTTGATCCCGCAGAATGGGAGAAGACATATGCGCAAAACGCCCACCAAATACACCGCAGAATTTAAGCTTCATGCCGTTCAGCTGGCCACCCAGCCGGGCATGACCCAGACCAAGGTTGCAGAGGACCTGGGCATCTCGAACCAAATTCTGGGCCGCTGGATTAAAAAGCACAAGGAAGCCCAGGAGCAGGGTC from Deinococcus roseus includes the following:
- a CDS encoding YncE family protein yields the protein MLRSLTLDSKRDHLIESSGTGLYVRDAQTGKVLQQVKGTPWLGDVAYRGDDRLVVANSRNTSILSPETLQVEKTLGVTGMLTRDGSHVLVWKETGLQRISTSTGQVAGESLEGYPYAFSEDGRYAFKDHTLINFQTGQPIQEIKASPEAAQTCGDTHNFPVFTSVNAAQHVMLVAFQHKEVQVWNTETWTRVYAAQVLGCDSFGTVVQLEEDDLHYLTGTTFGSINIKTNASTQRSLQEGYPIHVLFHNGIWWSGSPGHLEANAATNLKWQENDPEHWTVPDQTINLQLKATYQDQNHYRFEGTLQLGGQDLLVRNGLVTGSMVEFKQSRPHEMVIQADLLGQDQEWVGLMGARLLLEGSDALKPSYDLGLLLNGAYYDLTIERKK
- a CDS encoding discoidin domain-containing protein, giving the protein MKLKLLTPIALALLLGSCSHSSFPAQTAQVQKQAVNLALNKTASASSFENPNVFKASSAVDGVLDSRWASAFGQDNQWLSVDLGSVQDLGEVQVFWEAAYATSYRIDVSDDGTTWRNGIKTVTKTSNTDGVADKISLPAGTRARFVRVWGLTRALAAYGYSIREVQVYAPANTGLPTGPTVLVSDNQKLYASTTQDRGVDTAFAGDGNLSTRWASGIAQKAWLMMDLGAATRIDRVELNWETAWSSQYQLEVSNDRVNWTPVGGVQTNPQVIDGQTPKPAAAEYTDVITLNLQQPYRYIRMNSSKRGWSAGDGSQWGISLYEFKVYGAGGADNPAVIPEPTPTGSTWTQVWSDEFDSTATPVKVNTANWNYEIGDGCAQGICGWGNGEREYYTDSLSNVFLQNGLLNIVLRKNDQGRAYTSGRITTAGKKEFLYGRIQARLKMNMPTTANGAKDGAVGVWGAFWMLGFDVNDPYQGWPNAGEIDIMENIGYSWWHSSSLHGPGYYGGGSIGESYNKVDTANGIAAGNFPTFKATDWHTYEVEWDNTKVLFKLDSQVYRTILRSEVEARGYWVFNRPNFILLNVAYDGAYPSAYRNNAQNFTGAKTPEGLAVLAENNMPHSMQVDFVRVFQKK
- a CDS encoding ABC transporter substrate-binding protein is translated as MKTTAKTAMLLIALGLSVALAQSSDTIKVGAITSLTGRFATFGKMQKAGFQVAIDEINHRGGVLGKKLELLLEDDASDTNKSLSAAEKLVNQGVPLIIGAYASSITKPLSQYLTREKVPLLVATAVDDTITNPGSPYVFRVNNPSKAYTQSFLELFNKLKVKKIAVLTSNDAFGKSVLKDITTLGPAGGFQIVSQDSYDQGLTDFRPILNRFKALDPDVVYLASYEADSVTIMRQSKEVGLKPRFFAGAATGFALPSFAKAAGDAAEGTLVSVTWNDDVRYAGALRLYRTLKTELKEEPSQHAAQSYAAMLAAADAIKRAGGLDREKVQQALRKTLLVTSYGPVKFRDYDGFTNQNPVVILITQVQNGKSVTVYPERISKARVQEAK
- a CDS encoding ATP-binding protein, producing MRLPIGIQDFQKLREGGYVYVDKTMHMMPFVQGGYYFFSRPRRFGKSLTLTTLKALFEGKKHLFEGLWIQDQHDFEEKPVIHINFNFLDGKQLETSMMEYFLEEAQKQGLELQASRPAEAFRKLVEQLGQKQPVVLLIDEYDKPLVDFIHDDALRNTNQEVLRRVYGTIKGLDEHLHLVLLTGVSRFGKLSLFSDLNNLYDATLDPRFAELCGYTREELQTDFAAHHQAAQKRLQVSSEAYWETLKRWYNGYSWDGVHRVYCPFSMLLFLQNPTLKAYWYETGTPTFLTKLVRQQGYTPFQLEHLRAGDGVINTASVEHLDSVSMMFQTGYLTLKEVHPSLYGTTYTLGFPNEEVRVAFAQNLLQEYTQHQHNQGVLQGVVLRDALLEQDWEAFFAQINTTLAGVPYEIFPRREAYFNSLVHLMLVSTGLPTQSQVQTSKGRMDTVLELPDQVFIFEFKLDSTAQEALDQIKTAGYAEKFAGKKLWLSGVNFDSGSKSVSEWVIEFLPPEF
- a CDS encoding AfsR/SARP family transcriptional regulator — protein: MARPRNPSILRAAQVHLLGTPALKKTRHTRLLMPEKALWLLTYLACQNRWVSREEMAALLWPDSDSSAARHSLRQLLQRLRSLRWTHTLETEPTCLRWWEGSDLHEFRRCAASGLWAEALHHHQGELLQGFYPAELEEFCAWLELERRQLHTQWMQVCKAQAQRLTQQNQPEAALQVLEHVLHKDPLAEHALQGYLRLARHREDRDRAGRFYQQFKQALQQEVGLEPSLETRQLYQGLFMADGTR
- a CDS encoding FadR/GntR family transcriptional regulator, translated to MPFDPPFEPLARQHLGESVAQRMADWIQQKRLLPGDRLPSENELIERFGVARTVVREALAKLRALGIVEVYQGKGAFVAELPIELLLSRIRRLQPSRDGGQHLWEVREMLELQVVALAAERCSMPDIALLEKALEQEKQALEQGSNGADEDAHFHLLLAKATHNPVLEDIVSEILGWIAPMRKQFRDKHPERRLKAHAELREVLDGIKEGNAAKAQQAMKRHLDNGFEMLE
- a CDS encoding transposase, which gives rise to MRKTPTKYTAEFKLHAVQLATQPGMTQTKVAEDLGISNQILGRWIKKHKEAQEQGRPVFTGRGVPALTEQEKRIRELEKENEILRIEREILKRAAKFFANEMK
- a CDS encoding ABC transporter substrate-binding protein, with translation MKKSSVMLRALFGSLLVSSVFSVAGAQEAVKIGAITTLTGRLAEFGAQQKAGFELAVDELNAKGGIGGKKIELVLEDAASDVNKALAAAEKLANSGVGIILNEYSSSIVKPVAQFLSRQKVPNIVVSSSDESITKPGFDYVYRINPPTDEYAKILFEVFKDKKIKSVAILAGSGAFEKSVLNSAMELSKTTGIPVVASQTYDKGLTDFRPILNGFKAKTPDAVMLVGYQEDSVAVMRQAKEVGLNPKVFAGGAAGFALPDFIKGAGSASEYLVTATAWVPEMGSKQKALYDKLAKKLGVAPTYHAAQAYAAVLVAADAIKRAKSSTDREAIRKALDSTNLQTAYAPIKFQNYDGYKNQNRISMVAEQVQKVNGELIFVSVYPRKLFIKNRVLFPTPAWDKRN